The following proteins come from a genomic window of Rutidosis leptorrhynchoides isolate AG116_Rl617_1_P2 chromosome 10, CSIRO_AGI_Rlap_v1, whole genome shotgun sequence:
- the LOC139872803 gene encoding transcription factor BIM2-like — protein MRSSKGHHQQEDEYEEYNTSKKEMKINNDKIDATRSKHSVTEQRRRSKINERFQILRDLIPNSDQKRDTASFLLEVIEYVQYLQERVQKHEGSYQGWSAEPTKLMPWRNSHWRVPNFVQPPVIKNDSGSSPSFPVRFDENVSIAPTISTALHNPAPNLIDSQPELASKMTITPLQASIHVPVQQVDDTFSHPTLQGSVGNVDLQSTDVADVGNKQEELKVEGGTINISSVYSQGLLNSLTQALQNSGVDLTQATISVQVDLGKRANRGLTSGTSSAKDNHNPHSSNQPVDPCNDFGNGENSDQASKRLKT, from the exons ATGAGATCAAGTAAAGGTCATCATCAGCAGGAAGATGAATATGAAGAATACAACACTTCCAAAAAAg AAATGAAGATCAATAATGATAAGATCGATGCAACTAGGTCTAAACATTCAGTTACAGAACAGAGAAGAAGGAGCAAAATTAATGAAAG ATTTCAGATATTGAGGGATTTGATACCAAACAGTGATCAAAAGAGAGATACAGCATCATTTCTACTGGAG GTGATAGAATATGTTCAATACTTGCAAGAAAGAGTACAAAAACACGAGGGATCATACCAAGGTTGGAGCGCGGAGCCCACAAAATTAATGCCTTGG AGAAACAGTCATTGGCGGGTCCCAAATTTTGTTCAACCTCCTGTTATAAAGAATGATTCTGGATCTTCCCCATCATTTCCTgttagatttgatgaaaatgtctCAATTGCCCCTACCATCAGTACAGCCCTGCATAATCCTGCCCCAAATTTGATTGATTCTCAACCTGAATTAGCAAGTAAAATGACAATAACGCCCTTACAAGCAAGTATTCATGTCCCTGTTCAGCAAGTTGATGATACATTTTCCCATCCTACCCTTCAGGGGTCAGTCGGTAATGTCGATTTGCAGTCAACCGATGTTGCTGATGTTGGAAATAAGCAAGAGGAGTTAAAAGTTGAAGGTGGCACAATTAACATTTCAAGTGTTTATTCCCAAGG GTTGTTGAATTCTCTTACACAAGCACTTCAGAACTCGGGAGTGGATTTGACTCAAGCCACGATCTCCGTTCAGGTTGATCTTGGGAAACGAGCGAATAGAGGACTGACATCTGGCACTTCTAGTGcaaag GATAATCACAATCCGCATTCTAGTAATCAGCCAGTTGATCCGTGCAATGATTTTGGCAATGGAGAAAACTCAGATCAAGCTTCAAAAAGGCTGAAGACGTGA
- the LOC139873268 gene encoding uncharacterized protein isoform X2, with the protein MESFWQKAKSLAEEATKRSQTLISSTASSSPVRIADIVSETAKRSKDIAAEASKKADEFKTAALLSLSDQIQISSLSINSFSSDDPPAPELELEKFGITQDLRDFVKGLTLSTFQSFPFPDDVASDVATVSNVRQDLSEWQQKHAKLVLTAVKEVSKLRYELCPRHMKDGRFWRIYFTLVSTHVSPYERKFVEESKLKQIAQTDGEKVGQTVGPDVVGEKLKSKTSTSEQDLDSYLLGDLDDSDEHPDDDDGNDAFNEEDDDDDFDKIDNSEIEDEKQ; encoded by the exons ATGGAAAGTTTTTGGCAAAAAGCAAAATCATTAGCTGAAGAAGCAACTAAGAGAtctcaaaccctaatttcatcaactGCTTCTTCTTCTCCGGTCAGAATCGCCGATATTGTTTCCGAAACCGCCAAACGATCCAAAGACATTGCCGCCGAAGCTTCTAAAAAAGCCGATGAGTTCAAAACCGCCGCACTTCTCTCACTCTCCGATCAAATTCAAATCTCTTCTCTCTCTATCAACTCGTTTTCTTCCGATGATCCGCCGGCGCCGGAGTTAGAGCTTGAAAAATTCGGTATCACTCAGGATCTCAGAGACTTCGTTAAAGGACTCACGTTATCTACATTTCAGAGTTTTCCATTTCCAG ATGATGTGGCGTCTGATGTGGCTACTGTCTCCAATGTAAGGCAAGATCTTTCTGAGTGGCAGCAGAAACATGCAAAACTTGTTCTCACAGCTGTCAAG GAAGTGTCAAAGTTGAGATATGAATTATGCCCAAGGCACATGAAAGATGGAAGATTTTGGAGGATATATTTCACGCTTGTGAGCACTCATGTATCTCC TTATGAAAGAAAGTTTGTAGAGGAGAGCAAACTAAAACAAATAGCACAAACAGATGGCGAAAAAGTTGGTCAAACTGTGGGACCAGATGTGGTGGGCGAAAAACTGAAAAGCAAGACCTCAACTTCTGAGCAGGACTTGGATTCATATCTTTTGGGAGATCTTGATGATAGTGACGAGCATCCAG atgatgatgatggtaatgatGCTTTTAATGAGGAGGACGACGACGATGATTTTGACAAGATTGACAATTCT GAAATTGAAGATGAGAAGCAGTAA
- the LOC139873268 gene encoding uncharacterized protein isoform X1: protein MESFWQKAKSLAEEATKRSQTLISSTASSSPVRIADIVSETAKRSKDIAAEASKKADEFKTAALLSLSDQIQISSLSINSFSSDDPPAPELELEKFGITQDLRDFVKGLTLSTFQSFPFPDDVASDVATVSNVRQDLSEWQQKHAKLVLTAVKEVSKLRYELCPRHMKDGRFWRIYFTLVSTHVSPYERKFVEESKLKQIAQTDGEKVGQTVGPDVVGEKLKSKTSTSEQDLDSYLLGDLDDSDEHPDDDDDGNDAFNEEDDDDDFDKIDNSEIEDEKQ from the exons ATGGAAAGTTTTTGGCAAAAAGCAAAATCATTAGCTGAAGAAGCAACTAAGAGAtctcaaaccctaatttcatcaactGCTTCTTCTTCTCCGGTCAGAATCGCCGATATTGTTTCCGAAACCGCCAAACGATCCAAAGACATTGCCGCCGAAGCTTCTAAAAAAGCCGATGAGTTCAAAACCGCCGCACTTCTCTCACTCTCCGATCAAATTCAAATCTCTTCTCTCTCTATCAACTCGTTTTCTTCCGATGATCCGCCGGCGCCGGAGTTAGAGCTTGAAAAATTCGGTATCACTCAGGATCTCAGAGACTTCGTTAAAGGACTCACGTTATCTACATTTCAGAGTTTTCCATTTCCAG ATGATGTGGCGTCTGATGTGGCTACTGTCTCCAATGTAAGGCAAGATCTTTCTGAGTGGCAGCAGAAACATGCAAAACTTGTTCTCACAGCTGTCAAG GAAGTGTCAAAGTTGAGATATGAATTATGCCCAAGGCACATGAAAGATGGAAGATTTTGGAGGATATATTTCACGCTTGTGAGCACTCATGTATCTCC TTATGAAAGAAAGTTTGTAGAGGAGAGCAAACTAAAACAAATAGCACAAACAGATGGCGAAAAAGTTGGTCAAACTGTGGGACCAGATGTGGTGGGCGAAAAACTGAAAAGCAAGACCTCAACTTCTGAGCAGGACTTGGATTCATATCTTTTGGGAGATCTTGATGATAGTGACGAGCATCCAG atgatgatgatgatggtaatgatGCTTTTAATGAGGAGGACGACGACGATGATTTTGACAAGATTGACAATTCT GAAATTGAAGATGAGAAGCAGTAA